From Anticarsia gemmatalis isolate Benzon Research Colony breed Stoneville strain chromosome 3, ilAntGemm2 primary, whole genome shotgun sequence, one genomic window encodes:
- the pirk gene encoding poor Imd response upon knock-in has product MKKYSILGNKKKVTMEVNPTVLKVVGNNCIVKVSINQGEIEVIGNDCRIEVTENHGVINLVGSNGNVTVVKRVKGDRVQIVGPNCRLTVAGKEKSTGGYEAQLSPFSKDLDDVINSIFTFVMR; this is encoded by the coding sequence ATGAAGAAGTACTCGATCCTCGGAAACAAGAAGAAGGTGACTATGGAGGTCAACCCTACAGTGTTGAAAGTAGTCGGGAATAACTGCATCGTCAAGGTTTCCATCAATCAGGGAGAAATTGAGGTGATTGGGAACGACTGCCGGATTGAAGTGACAGAAAACCATGGAGTGATAAACTTAGTTGGGAGCAATGGGAACGTGACAGTTGTCAAGAGAGTCAAAGGCGATAGGGTTCAAATCGTTGGACCTAATTGCCGGCTAACAGTTGCTGGGAAGGAGAAGTCTACAGGAGGCTACGAAGCTCAACTATCGCCGTTCAGCAAAGACCTGGACGATGTGATCAACTCCATCTTTACCTTCGTGATGCGATGA